A stretch of the Flavobacterium aquiphilum genome encodes the following:
- a CDS encoding glutamate synthase subunit beta: protein MGKVTGFKEFERQDESYTAVQERVGHYKEFTVPLSEAEITKQGSRCMDCGIPFCHSGCPLGNLIPDFNHMVHQGEWQKASWILHSTNNFPEFTGRLCPAPCEKACVLGIINEPISIENIEKNIVERAFQEGWIKPQPPKTRTGKTVAVVGSGPAGLAAAQQLNRAGHTVTVFERDNAIGGLLRYGIPNFKLEKEIIDRRIAILEAEGITFKVNTNVGVNYDIKDLKAFDSIVLCGGATQRRGLPTPGADADGVVQAMDFLTQQTKVVFGEKIENQVLATGKDVIVIGGGDTGSDCVGTSNRHGAKSVTNFEIMPKPPVGRSETTPWPYWPLQLKTSSSHKEGVVRNWLINTKEFIKDANGKLTALKTVNVEWKIVPGQAPQLIEIEGSEKIWPCDLALLALGFTGPEKGLAEQLGIETDFRSNYKAEYGKFQTNVPNIFTAGDMRRGQSLIVWAISEGREAARQVDLYLMGTTNLPTKEGGDLPGV from the coding sequence ATGGGAAAAGTAACAGGTTTTAAAGAATTCGAAAGACAGGATGAATCATACACAGCAGTACAAGAACGTGTAGGACATTATAAAGAATTTACAGTTCCTTTGAGTGAAGCTGAAATTACAAAACAAGGATCACGTTGTATGGATTGTGGTATTCCATTTTGCCACAGTGGATGTCCGTTAGGGAATTTAATCCCTGATTTCAACCACATGGTACACCAAGGTGAATGGCAAAAAGCCTCTTGGATATTACATTCAACAAATAACTTCCCTGAATTCACAGGACGCCTATGTCCTGCCCCATGCGAAAAAGCATGTGTATTAGGGATTATTAACGAGCCAATTTCTATCGAGAATATAGAAAAAAATATTGTGGAGCGTGCTTTCCAAGAAGGATGGATTAAACCACAACCGCCAAAAACAAGAACTGGAAAAACAGTTGCTGTAGTTGGTTCAGGACCTGCTGGTTTAGCAGCTGCGCAACAATTAAACAGAGCTGGACACACTGTTACCGTTTTCGAAAGAGACAATGCAATTGGTGGATTATTACGTTACGGAATTCCTAATTTCAAATTAGAAAAAGAAATTATCGACCGTCGTATTGCTATCCTTGAAGCAGAAGGAATCACTTTCAAAGTAAACACTAATGTTGGTGTTAACTACGATATCAAAGATTTGAAAGCCTTCGATTCTATCGTACTTTGTGGTGGTGCTACTCAAAGAAGAGGATTGCCAACTCCAGGTGCTGATGCTGATGGTGTAGTTCAGGCAATGGATTTCTTAACTCAACAAACTAAAGTTGTTTTTGGAGAGAAAATCGAAAACCAAGTTTTAGCTACTGGAAAAGATGTAATCGTTATTGGTGGTGGAGATACAGGCTCTGACTGTGTGGGTACATCAAACCGTCACGGTGCAAAATCGGTGACTAACTTCGAAATTATGCCAAAACCACCTGTTGGAAGAAGCGAAACAACTCCTTGGCCATATTGGCCGTTACAGTTAAAAACTTCTTCTTCTCACAAAGAAGGTGTTGTTAGAAACTGGTTAATCAATACCAAAGAATTCATCAAAGATGCCAATGGTAAATTGACAGCTCTTAAAACTGTAAACGTAGAGTGGAAAATTGTTCCGGGGCAAGCACCTCAATTAATCGAAATTGAAGGTTCTGAGAAAATCTGGCCTTGTGACTTAGCTTTATTAGCTTTAGGATTTACAGGACCAGAAAAAGGCTTAGCAGAACAATTAGGTATTGAAACTGATTTCAGAAGCAACTATAAAGCAGAATACGGTAAATTCCAAACAAATGTTCCAAATATATTTACCGCTGGTGATATGAGAAGAGGACAATCATTAATTGTTTGGGCTATCTCTGAAGGCCGTGAGGCTGCAAGACAAGTTGATTTATACTTAATGGGAACTACAAACCTTCCTACTAAAGAAGGTGGAGATTTACCAGGTGTATAA